A DNA window from Bacteroides cellulosilyticus contains the following coding sequences:
- a CDS encoding ATP-dependent RecD-like DNA helicase: MINNYLETQIKENFPYEPTFEQEIVLKSLAAFLLSPRNDAVFVLRGYAGTGKTSLVGALVRTLDKLQQKSILLAPTGRAAKVFSAYAGHPAFTIHKKIYRQQSFSNEVSNFSVNDNLTTHTLYIVDEASMISNEGLSGAVFGTGRLLDDLIQFVYSGTGCRLILMGDTAQLPPVGEEQSPALFAEALKGYGLEVIEVDLTQVVRQVQDSGILWNATQLRQLIAEDACESLPKIKVSGFADIKVVPGDELIDTLSTCYDRDGMDETIVVCRSNKRANIYNNGIRAQILWREDELNTGDLLMVAKNNYYWTEKSKEMDFIANGEIAVLHRMRRTRELYGFRFAEVLLTFPDYGDFELEVNLLLDTLHSDAPALPKADNDRLFYAVLEDYADIPVKRERMKKMKADPHYNALQVKYAYAVTCHKAQGGQWKNVFLDQGYMTDEYLTPDYFRWLYTAFTRATGTLYLVNYPKEQIV, from the coding sequence CGGATATGCTGGTACAGGAAAAACTTCGCTGGTCGGAGCGCTGGTACGGACATTGGATAAGTTGCAACAGAAGTCAATTCTGTTGGCTCCTACGGGGCGGGCGGCGAAAGTCTTTTCGGCTTATGCGGGGCATCCGGCGTTTACTATTCACAAAAAGATTTACCGTCAGCAGTCTTTCTCCAATGAGGTGAGTAACTTCTCTGTAAACGATAATTTGACTACTCATACCTTATATATAGTGGATGAGGCTTCGATGATTTCGAACGAGGGGTTATCCGGTGCTGTGTTTGGTACAGGGCGTTTGCTGGACGATTTGATACAGTTTGTTTATTCCGGTACAGGATGTCGATTGATACTGATGGGGGATACGGCGCAGCTTCCTCCGGTGGGTGAAGAACAGAGTCCTGCCTTGTTTGCCGAGGCATTGAAAGGTTATGGGCTGGAGGTGATAGAGGTAGATTTGACGCAGGTAGTACGTCAGGTGCAGGACTCCGGTATATTATGGAATGCTACCCAGTTGCGCCAACTTATAGCTGAAGATGCCTGCGAGAGTCTGCCAAAGATAAAGGTATCGGGGTTCGCTGATATAAAGGTAGTTCCGGGCGATGAACTGATAGATACGCTGAGTACTTGTTACGACCGTGACGGGATGGATGAGACCATTGTCGTATGCCGTTCCAATAAGCGTGCGAATATCTATAATAATGGTATACGCGCGCAAATCCTTTGGCGGGAAGATGAATTGAACACGGGCGACTTGCTGATGGTAGCAAAGAATAATTACTACTGGACTGAGAAAAGTAAAGAAATGGATTTCATTGCCAATGGTGAGATAGCTGTTCTTCACCGGATGCGTCGTACACGTGAGTTGTATGGTTTCCGTTTTGCGGAAGTTCTGCTCACTTTTCCTGATTACGGGGATTTTGAACTGGAAGTTAATCTATTGTTAGATACTTTGCATAGTGATGCGCCGGCTTTGCCTAAAGCGGATAATGACAGGCTGTTTTATGCTGTGCTCGAAGATTATGCTGACATTCCTGTAAAGCGCGAACGGATGAAAAAGATGAAGGCTGATCCGCATTATAATGCTTTGCAAGTGAAGTATGCTTATGCCGTTACTTGCCATAAAGCGCAGGGTGGGCAATGGAAGAATGTATTTCTTGACCAGGGGTATATGACGGATGAATATCTGACACCGGATTATTTCCGCTGGTTATATACGGCTTTTACCCGTGCTACAGGTACTTTGTATCTGGTGAATTACCCGAAAGAACAAATCGTATAA
- a CDS encoding ATP-binding protein, with protein MKFYDRVQELEILREIEAMSAESAQMTMMVGRRRVGKTTLLRNAFIATPVLYFFIGRKNEILLCEEFTEEIEAKLGETFGRFSSFAQLFKVLMQLSKRKNFTLIIDEFQEFRNISRSLFSDMQNIWDANKEESRINLVICGSIYSMMKQIFENSKEPLYGRATARMHIHPFEISTLKAILTDNYPDYKPEDLLAFYLLTGGVAKYIEQLVIRKAFTKEKILKAVLSPGSYFLEEGKDVLIEEFGRDYNNYFSILALIASSKTARGDIESTLNMPIGGYLDKLENEYNIIRRVRPFMAKEGSRNNKYRIVDNFLQFWFRFIYKYRSAVEIGNLDYVRQIVERDYETYSGYVLEKYFRQLLAESKSYSDVQSYWDRKGENEIDIIAVNDFEKRLLIGEVKRNRERINLHILENKAAEIVKKYTDYQIEYQGFSLEDLETGKPKPSRSIKHT; from the coding sequence ATGAAATTCTACGATAGAGTGCAGGAACTGGAAATCCTGCGGGAAATTGAAGCAATGTCCGCCGAATCGGCACAAATGACAATGATGGTGGGACGCAGACGTGTAGGAAAAACAACGTTATTGCGGAATGCTTTCATCGCAACGCCGGTGCTTTATTTCTTTATCGGGCGGAAAAACGAAATATTGCTCTGTGAGGAATTCACGGAAGAGATAGAAGCAAAGCTGGGAGAGACTTTCGGTCGTTTCAGTAGTTTCGCTCAACTGTTTAAAGTACTGATGCAACTTTCCAAGCGTAAGAATTTTACACTTATCATTGATGAATTTCAAGAATTCAGGAACATCAGTCGCTCACTGTTCAGTGATATGCAGAATATCTGGGATGCCAATAAAGAAGAAAGCCGGATAAATTTAGTGATTTGCGGCTCTATCTATTCAATGATGAAGCAAATATTCGAGAATTCGAAAGAACCTCTCTATGGCAGAGCAACTGCCCGGATGCATATTCATCCGTTCGAAATCAGTACACTGAAAGCAATCCTTACCGATAATTATCCCGATTATAAGCCTGAAGACCTGCTGGCTTTCTATCTGCTTACCGGTGGTGTGGCCAAATATATCGAGCAACTGGTCATCCGCAAGGCATTCACCAAAGAGAAAATATTAAAAGCGGTACTGTCTCCCGGTTCTTACTTTCTGGAGGAAGGTAAAGATGTACTGATAGAAGAGTTCGGCAGAGACTATAACAACTATTTCTCGATCCTTGCACTGATTGCTTCTTCTAAGACAGCGCGCGGAGATATTGAAAGTACACTGAACATGCCCATCGGTGGCTATCTGGATAAGTTAGAGAACGAATACAACATCATCCGTCGCGTACGCCCATTCATGGCTAAGGAAGGAAGCCGGAACAACAAATACCGGATTGTGGATAACTTCCTGCAATTCTGGTTCCGCTTCATCTATAAGTATCGCAGTGCGGTAGAAATTGGAAACTTGGACTATGTACGTCAAATAGTAGAGCGTGATTATGAAACGTATAGCGGCTATGTACTCGAAAAGTATTTCCGGCAATTACTGGCCGAATCAAAGTCCTATTCAGACGTGCAAAGCTACTGGGACCGGAAAGGAGAAAACGAAATAGACATCATTGCCGTGAACGATTTTGAGAAGAGACTACTGATAGGAGAAGTAAAGCGGAATAGAGAACGAATCAACCTACACATTTTAGAGAATAAAGCGGCAGAGATAGTCAAGAAATATACAGATTATCAAATAGAATACCAGGGCTTTTCTCTGGAAGATTTAGAAACGGGAAAGCCGAAGCCCTCCCGTTCCATTAAACATACATAA